The sequence below is a genomic window from Gemmatimonadota bacterium.
TGATTCGTTGATTCGTTGATTCGTTGATTCGTTGATTCGTTGATTCGTTGATTCGCGCTTTTATCGCCAAATATTGCAATCTACGCGCCACCGTGTCAAGTGCATAGGCAAAACTGCTTGACTTTAACACTCATTTTTACCCTATTTTGAAAATGCTCACATCAATCCTCATCGCCATTGGCCTTGTACTGGGTATCCCCCTCGCAATTCTGGCACTCTTCATATTCTTGCCAATCCGCGCAGGTGCAACGGGATACTACCGCGAAAATGACTACAGTATATCCGGCTTCGCGCGCGGTTGTGCCGGGCTATGTGGTATTATTTGCGACATCGACAAAAAGGGAATGCAACTACGCGTCGTTATCGGACGCTGGACCGCGTGGCGACCCGGGGAAAAACCGCCATCAGCAACAACAGAATCCAAAAGAGATACCACCACCAAACCAAAACGGGAAAGACCTAAAAAATCATACCCAACAACGAAACCCTCCTACTGGTCGCGTTTGCAAACCCTGCACGCGAAGACAAAACAATACCTGGACTACGCCGCGGATGCGCGTCCCATTCTGACGCGATTTATGAAGCGCCTATCAAAAACAATCGCATTTCGGCACCTCGAATTGAATCTGGAACTGGGAACGGACGACCCCGCTTTCACCGGGCGTCTATTTGGATATGTTGAAGCATTCAAGCGCATCTTTGGCAAACGCATCCACATCTCACTCACCCCTGACTTTATCCAGCCGCGCTTTGCCGGATCGGGATCCCTGCGGCTCTCCGTTTATCTTCACCGTTTGATATTCGCCGCCCTCGCCCTTGCTGTACGCGGCGGACTCTGGCGCGCAAAAATCTGGTGGACAAAACGCAAAAACAGGCGCAAAGTCCCCTTAACTGCTATGAATGCGAATTAAAAATTCAAACAACTCCCCGCCCTGGACGCCTGCTTAAGACCTGCAGGCGTGACGACAGGAATAGCGATTGTCATCGCGGCATGGTTTAAGCCGCGATCCAGGAAGTTTTTGCTATCTAATGATTATTATGACTTTACTTCTTAGGGAGGAAATATGGCCATTGAAGACATGGTGCGAACGATGTTAAATGAACTGCGTGAAATCGTAAAAACCGAAACCGTAGTAGGCGAGCCTGTAATTGCGGGCGACATCACCATCATACCCGTATCCAAAATATCCTTTGGATTTGGCGCAGGCGGTGGACAAAGCGAAAAAGACGACGGCAGCAGTGGCACGGGCGGAGGCGGCTCTGTGCAACCCGTGGCATTCATCGTCATACAAA
It includes:
- a CDS encoding sporulation protein yields the protein MAIEDMVRTMLNELREIVKTETVVGEPVIAGDITIIPVSKISFGFGAGGGQSEKDDGSSGTGGGGSVQPVAFIVIQKGKAQLLPIEDKSMSIADLLKYAPDVIEKIKAFKDKRKKQKDGEEGDSEEEK
- a CDS encoding DUF2953 domain-containing protein yields the protein MLTSILIAIGLVLGIPLAILALFIFLPIRAGATGYYRENDYSISGFARGCAGLCGIICDIDKKGMQLRVVIGRWTAWRPGEKPPSATTESKRDTTTKPKRERPKKSYPTTKPSYWSRLQTLHAKTKQYLDYAADARPILTRFMKRLSKTIAFRHLELNLELGTDDPAFTGRLFGYVEAFKRIFGKRIHISLTPDFIQPRFAGSGSLRLSVYLHRLIFAALALAVRGGLWRAKIWWTKRKNRRKVPLTAMNAN